The following coding sequences lie in one Haladaptatus sp. DJG-WS-42 genomic window:
- a CDS encoding isochorismate synthase has protein sequence MEPLRSDETVAHAADDATFVSRACEVAPVSLHRLLDTADAPRFTWSAPNAPSIVAFGSTETLTASGATRFDAIRTQAETLFSQSITPERLPEAARPRLFGGFSFNEGPTEDDNSAWAGFPDAQFVLPRVQLAQTDAKTYLTVTLSGPNATPATAANLLKRERETLAALPTAEPETQPPGVSSVQLTTPRETWNAQVEAALSRIHSGELTKVVLAQALTATLDTELSVPGALARLATTYPDCHRFLVSPDEEGAFFGATPEGLVSLRGRTVSTVALAGSTGRGDTPEEDEWLGEELLTSEKDRHEHNVVAETIREQLEPFASSVTLGPLGLRRLATVQHLQTPISAELSHDEHVLSLVEALHPTPAVGGLPPERAKQTIRDTETFDRGWYAAPVGWFDAAGNGSFAVALRSAVARGTEATLFAGAGIVADSDPDAEWDEVQLKYRPMLDELE, from the coding sequence ATGGAACCCCTGCGCAGCGACGAGACGGTGGCGCACGCGGCGGACGACGCCACCTTCGTCAGTCGGGCCTGCGAGGTCGCGCCCGTTTCTCTCCATCGCCTTCTCGACACCGCAGACGCGCCACGATTCACGTGGAGCGCGCCGAACGCCCCGTCTATCGTCGCCTTCGGTTCGACAGAAACCCTCACCGCGTCGGGCGCCACTCGCTTCGACGCGATTCGCACGCAGGCAGAGACACTGTTTTCACAGAGTATCACCCCAGAGCGCCTCCCCGAAGCTGCCCGCCCGCGGTTGTTCGGGGGGTTTTCGTTCAACGAAGGGCCAACTGAAGACGACAACTCTGCGTGGGCTGGGTTTCCCGACGCCCAGTTCGTCCTCCCGCGAGTGCAACTCGCCCAGACCGACGCGAAAACGTATCTGACGGTCACGCTCTCGGGGCCAAACGCGACCCCTGCGACAGCGGCGAATCTGCTCAAACGCGAACGCGAAACACTCGCTGCGCTGCCGACAGCCGAACCCGAAACCCAACCACCCGGCGTCTCCTCCGTGCAACTCACCACGCCGCGCGAAACGTGGAACGCACAGGTCGAAGCGGCACTCTCGCGCATTCACAGCGGCGAACTCACGAAAGTTGTCCTCGCACAGGCGCTCACCGCAACCCTCGACACTGAACTCTCCGTGCCTGGTGCACTTGCCCGACTCGCCACCACGTATCCCGATTGTCACCGTTTTCTCGTCTCGCCTGACGAGGAGGGAGCGTTTTTCGGCGCAACTCCTGAAGGACTCGTCTCGCTGCGCGGGCGTACGGTCTCGACGGTCGCGCTCGCCGGTTCGACGGGCCGCGGCGACACACCGGAAGAAGACGAGTGGCTCGGCGAGGAACTGCTTACGAGCGAGAAAGACCGCCACGAGCACAACGTCGTGGCTGAAACCATCCGCGAGCAACTCGAACCGTTCGCGTCGAGCGTGACGCTCGGGCCACTCGGCCTGCGTCGGCTCGCAACCGTCCAGCACCTCCAGACGCCCATCAGCGCCGAACTCAGCCACGATGAACACGTGCTCTCACTGGTTGAGGCGCTCCACCCGACGCCCGCCGTCGGCGGCCTGCCACCCGAGCGCGCGAAACAGACCATCCGCGACACCGAAACGTTCGACCGTGGGTGGTACGCCGCGCCTGTTGGTTGGTTCGACGCCGCCGGGAATGGGTCGTTCGCCGTCGCGTTGCGCTCTGCGGTGGCTCGCGGCACGGAGGCGACGCTGTTCGCCGGAGCCGGTATCGTCGCTGACTCAGACCCCGACGCCGAGTGGGACGAAGTACAGCTCAAATACCGCCCGATGTTGGACGAACTCGAATGA
- a CDS encoding sulfite oxidase-like oxidoreductase, whose protein sequence is MSERDVTNVYKEFGEKRLPPGQRETSRFPVLSKGGTPKWNKETWKFEVWGAVDNPLTLSWEEFTDLPSETQLQDFHCVTGWSKLDCSWTGVTFPTLAELAQVRDDATHVMFYGMDDYSTDLPLAECMRDEMLFTWAYEGEPLEPDHGGPLRVVMPHRYAYKGSKWVKGVEFLTEPERGYWEKRGYSQTANPWNEERYS, encoded by the coding sequence ATGAGCGAGCGAGACGTGACGAATGTCTACAAAGAGTTCGGTGAAAAACGCCTGCCGCCGGGACAGCGAGAGACGTCTCGGTTCCCCGTCCTCTCGAAGGGCGGGACGCCAAAATGGAACAAAGAGACGTGGAAGTTCGAGGTGTGGGGAGCCGTCGATAACCCGCTCACGCTCTCGTGGGAGGAGTTCACCGACCTACCGAGCGAGACCCAATTACAGGACTTTCACTGCGTCACCGGGTGGAGCAAACTCGACTGTTCGTGGACGGGCGTGACGTTCCCGACGCTCGCAGAGTTGGCACAGGTGCGCGACGACGCCACCCACGTCATGTTCTACGGGATGGACGACTATTCGACTGACCTCCCGCTCGCAGAGTGCATGCGCGACGAAATGCTGTTCACGTGGGCGTACGAGGGCGAGCCGCTCGAACCCGACCACGGCGGCCCGCTTCGGGTCGTGATGCCCCACCGCTATGCCTACAAGGGCTCGAAGTGGGTGAAGGGCGTCGAGTTCCTCACCGAACCAGAGCGCGGCTACTGGGAGAAGCGCGGCTACTCCCAGACGGCAAATCCGTGGAACGAGGAACGCTATAGTTAG
- a CDS encoding cell surface protein → MPKVELTIPEHLEMQITQMVESGEFMNREEAVQQLISAGLKAYKTSGPMDDEPMGGFEDDGMMGHEDEYVF, encoded by the coding sequence ATGCCCAAAGTTGAGCTAACAATCCCGGAGCACCTCGAGATGCAGATTACGCAGATGGTAGAGAGCGGCGAATTCATGAACCGCGAAGAGGCCGTCCAGCAACTCATCTCAGCCGGGCTCAAAGCGTACAAGACGAGCGGGCCGATGGACGACGAACCGATGGGTGGGTTCGAAGACGACGGGATGATGGGTCACGAAGACGAATACGTCTTCTAA
- a CDS encoding UPF0058 family protein yields MHKDELLQLHEQMVTIMENYSEISGVDATLFDPYYQLDVTPADVHKSKSEHKHAVFVLGNALANAMSEDEFSNAGRIGKRMQELAEDAESKL; encoded by the coding sequence ATGCACAAAGATGAACTTCTTCAGCTGCACGAGCAGATGGTGACTATCATGGAGAACTACTCGGAGATTTCGGGTGTAGACGCGACCCTCTTTGACCCGTACTACCAACTCGACGTCACGCCAGCCGATGTTCACAAGTCAAAAAGCGAGCACAAACACGCCGTCTTCGTCCTCGGTAACGCACTCGCGAACGCGATGAGCGAAGACGAGTTCTCGAACGCAGGCCGTATCGGCAAGCGTATGCAGGAACTTGCAGAAGACGCAGAGTCCAAACTCTGA
- a CDS encoding adenylosuccinate synthase, translating to MTVTIVGSQLGDEGKGGVVDLWGDNADIVARYQGGDNAGHTVVHGGEKYKLSLVPSGAVRGKIGVLGNGCVVNPETLFSEIDALAERGLSPDVRVAERAHVILPYHKVLDGIEETAKSDSDLDAGTTGRGIGPTYEDKAGRRGIRIGDLLDPDVLRERLEYVVPQKRALAEDVFGVETGAEFDVDALFDQYKRFGERLAEGDMTVNAGEFLTNAIEDGKNVMFEGAQGTSIDIDHGIYPYVTSSNPTSGGASVGTGVAPTIVGKGDVVGIVKSYLSRVGTGPLPTELDGDMKALADQIREKGGEFGTVTGRPRRIGWLDMPMLRHAERASGFTGLAINHIDVLAGLGDLKVGHSYTLDGEEIFTVPPTTEQWARCEPTYKEFAGWDDVDWSAVAEDGWDAIPDNAQTYLEYISDELDTDIFAVGMGPDREQTVILENPLE from the coding sequence ATGACCGTAACCATCGTCGGTTCGCAGCTCGGCGACGAGGGCAAAGGCGGCGTCGTTGACCTCTGGGGCGACAATGCCGACATCGTTGCCCGCTACCAGGGCGGCGACAACGCAGGCCACACCGTCGTCCACGGCGGCGAAAAATACAAACTCTCGCTCGTTCCGAGCGGGGCCGTCCGGGGCAAAATCGGCGTCCTCGGCAACGGCTGTGTCGTGAATCCAGAAACGCTCTTTTCAGAGATTGACGCGCTCGCAGAGCGCGGCCTCTCACCGGACGTCCGCGTCGCAGAGCGCGCCCACGTCATCCTCCCGTACCACAAAGTGCTGGACGGCATCGAGGAGACAGCCAAGTCCGACTCCGACTTAGACGCCGGCACCACGGGCCGCGGCATCGGTCCGACCTACGAGGACAAAGCCGGTCGCCGCGGCATCCGCATCGGCGACCTCTTAGACCCCGACGTGCTCCGCGAGCGCCTCGAATACGTCGTCCCACAGAAACGCGCCCTCGCAGAGGACGTCTTTGGCGTCGAAACCGGCGCAGAGTTCGACGTGGACGCACTGTTTGATCAGTACAAACGCTTCGGCGAGCGCCTCGCTGAGGGCGACATGACCGTGAACGCGGGCGAGTTCCTCACGAACGCCATCGAAGACGGGAAGAACGTGATGTTCGAGGGTGCACAGGGCACGTCCATCGACATCGACCACGGCATCTACCCGTACGTCACCTCCTCGAACCCGACCTCCGGCGGCGCGTCCGTCGGCACGGGCGTTGCACCCACCATTGTCGGCAAAGGCGACGTCGTCGGCATCGTGAAATCCTACCTCTCCCGGGTCGGCACGGGGCCGCTCCCGACCGAACTCGACGGCGACATGAAAGCCCTCGCAGACCAGATTCGCGAGAAAGGCGGCGAGTTTGGAACCGTCACCGGTCGCCCACGCCGCATCGGCTGGCTCGACATGCCGATGCTCCGCCACGCAGAGCGCGCGAGCGGTTTCACTGGCCTTGCAATCAACCACATCGACGTACTCGCCGGGCTTGGCGACCTCAAAGTCGGCCACTCCTACACCCTCGACGGAGAGGAAATCTTCACGGTCCCACCGACCACCGAACAGTGGGCGCGCTGTGAGCCGACCTACAAGGAGTTCGCAGGCTGGGACGACGTTGACTGGAGCGCCGTCGCAGAAGACGGCTGGGACGCGATTCCGGACAACGCACAGACGTACTTAGAATACATCAGCGACGAACTCGACACCGACATCTTCGCCGTCGGCATGGGTCCAGACCGCGAGCAGACGGTCATCTTGGAGAACCCGCTCGAATAA
- a CDS encoding methytransferase partner Trm112, with protein sequence MKESLMDILCCPMDKSDLELEVDERDDEEILSGTLVCTECGETFPIEDGIPNLLPPDMREDIAA encoded by the coding sequence ATGAAGGAATCGCTGATGGACATTCTTTGCTGTCCGATGGACAAGAGCGACCTCGAACTGGAGGTCGACGAGCGCGACGACGAAGAAATCCTCTCTGGAACCCTTGTCTGCACCGAGTGTGGCGAGACGTTCCCAATCGAGGACGGCATCCCGAACCTCCTCCCGCCGGACATGCGGGAGGACATTGCGGCCTGA
- a CDS encoding DR2241 family protein, translating into MTEPHRAALREAAADGVSCDGLVVSQNENGYTFETPATRHEGLSKEAFDAVAADHPWLVSNWDYWQSLDDPARRAFLRDLEGADGTSVATRYETLSDGLSTEWGELHITAAITETGERTYRVCHVTDAGVNAETLASYTDPLDARDIAKRDADGRYRPLKTAPTLAGGWEFVSLSGRDLLRTVDFFYPATVANWYRERESELDVTHFRETAERQTGIYDIIDELPVEAVEWVAEACCVDSQCLKRREWDEDAETPLSVPRGEGEFPCREPCSLVVAAARKWTKLEQESEQTYELTLTESEFEQLGELVEAVSEGRVAEIREADVYDGANRYRARYLRAKRLTDGRFER; encoded by the coding sequence ATGACGGAACCCCACCGCGCCGCGCTCAGAGAAGCCGCCGCAGACGGCGTCTCGTGTGACGGTCTCGTTGTCTCACAGAACGAGAACGGCTACACGTTCGAAACGCCCGCGACGCGCCACGAGGGCCTGAGCAAGGAAGCGTTCGACGCCGTCGCTGCAGACCACCCGTGGCTCGTGTCGAACTGGGACTACTGGCAAAGCCTCGACGACCCGGCACGCCGCGCGTTTTTGCGCGATCTGGAAGGTGCAGACGGGACGAGCGTGGCGACCCGCTATGAAACGCTCAGCGACGGTCTCTCTACGGAGTGGGGCGAACTTCACATCACCGCGGCAATTACTGAGACGGGCGAGCGGACGTATCGCGTGTGCCACGTCACAGATGCAGGCGTGAATGCTGAAACGTTAGCCAGCTACACCGACCCACTCGACGCCCGCGATATCGCGAAACGCGACGCGGATGGTCGGTATCGACCGCTCAAGACCGCGCCGACGCTCGCCGGTGGGTGGGAGTTCGTCTCGCTCTCTGGGCGCGACCTGCTGCGGACGGTGGACTTTTTCTACCCAGCGACGGTCGCAAACTGGTATCGAGAGCGGGAAAGCGAACTTGATGTGACGCACTTCCGCGAGACCGCAGAACGCCAGACCGGAATCTACGACATCATCGACGAGCTTCCGGTGGAGGCGGTCGAGTGGGTGGCCGAAGCGTGCTGTGTCGATTCCCAGTGCCTGAAACGCCGCGAGTGGGACGAAGATGCAGAGACGCCCCTCTCGGTACCGCGTGGTGAGGGTGAGTTCCCGTGTCGAGAACCGTGTTCGCTCGTCGTCGCCGCGGCGCGAAAGTGGACGAAACTCGAACAGGAATCGGAGCAAACCTACGAGTTGACGCTGACCGAGAGCGAGTTCGAGCAGTTAGGAGAACTGGTGGAGGCGGTTTCGGAGGGGCGCGTAGCTGAGATTCGAGAAGCCGACGTGTACGATGGTGCAAACCGGTATCGGGCGCGCTACCTGCGGGCAAAGCGACTGACCGACGGGCGATTCGAGCGCTAG
- a CDS encoding CbiX/SirB N-terminal domain-containing protein, which translates to MKALVIAAHGSHLNAESSTPTFAHADTIRAAGVFDEVREAFWKEEPSFREVIRTLESDEVYVVPLFISEGYFTEQVIPRELRLAGWDVADWDSDGLSATHVTLTSEDTGKTVHYCGPVGTHESMTDVIIRRAESVTGDPEVGPDFGLAVVGHGTERNANSAKAIHYHADRIRDSGRFTEVEALFMDEEPEVDDVTDFFESEDIVVVPLFIADGFHTQEDIPEDMGLTDDYRTGYDVPATVDGHRIWYSGAVGTERLMADVILERAADAGAPVGDAVETVREATRAVGGGQ; encoded by the coding sequence ATGAAGGCGCTCGTGATTGCCGCCCACGGTTCGCATCTGAACGCGGAGTCGAGCACCCCGACGTTCGCCCACGCGGACACGATTCGAGCCGCGGGCGTGTTCGACGAGGTGCGCGAGGCGTTCTGGAAAGAAGAGCCGTCGTTCAGAGAGGTCATTCGCACGCTCGAAAGTGACGAGGTGTACGTCGTTCCACTGTTCATCAGCGAGGGCTACTTCACCGAACAGGTGATTCCCCGGGAACTGCGCCTTGCTGGCTGGGACGTGGCCGACTGGGACTCTGACGGGTTGAGCGCGACCCACGTCACGCTCACGAGTGAAGACACCGGAAAGACAGTGCACTACTGCGGACCGGTTGGTACCCACGAGTCGATGACCGACGTGATAATTCGTCGAGCAGAGTCGGTGACGGGCGACCCCGAGGTCGGGCCGGACTTCGGTCTCGCCGTCGTCGGCCACGGCACCGAACGCAACGCGAACTCCGCGAAGGCGATTCACTACCACGCAGACCGCATCCGCGACTCCGGGCGATTCACGGAGGTCGAGGCGCTGTTCATGGATGAGGAACCAGAGGTTGACGACGTGACCGACTTCTTCGAGTCGGAGGATATCGTCGTCGTCCCGCTGTTCATCGCGGATGGCTTCCACACCCAAGAGGACATCCCCGAGGACATGGGCCTCACCGACGACTACCGCACGGGATACGACGTTCCCGCAACGGTCGATGGCCACCGCATCTGGTACTCGGGGGCGGTCGGTACCGAGCGCCTGATGGCAGACGTGATTCTCGAACGCGCCGCTGATGCGGGCGCGCCCGTTGGCGACGCCGTTGAAACAGTGCGTGAAGCAACCCGCGCCGTGGGAGGTGGGCAATGA
- a CDS encoding LeuA family protein, which translates to MKLLDVTLREGEQRPGRRFSVDEKVAAARHLDALGVDYIQLGFPVADDRTKRVAARYDGTAKTTGIARAIEGDIEATVDAGVDVIDLFAPTSDAQREFMLGDSRDDLLTSIQKALDVAHDTGLEVHFTAMDGFRTDLDFLTEVVEAVDAEYVTIADTVGSRTPRGVEETLTALDTDLTRVGVHFHDDIGVATANALAAADMGVGRVDVSVAGIGERAGNVPTEEFVVAGLLGEEAVESNIDTTNLLTHAHAVLDALGEDVADWKPLLGDQVFSHESGLHTAAMLDDPALFEPFDPAAFGGTRRLLFGPDTGRGAARRLLTRADVEPTDKRVAALLSALGEREEVELDDALSLARAVR; encoded by the coding sequence ATGAAACTGCTTGACGTCACCCTCCGAGAGGGAGAGCAACGACCGGGGCGGCGTTTTTCGGTCGATGAAAAGGTCGCCGCCGCCCGCCACCTTGACGCGCTCGGCGTGGACTACATCCAACTCGGGTTTCCCGTCGCAGACGACCGCACGAAGCGCGTCGCAGCCAGGTACGACGGCACCGCCAAAACAACGGGTATCGCCCGCGCCATCGAAGGCGACATCGAAGCCACCGTCGACGCGGGCGTGGACGTTATCGACCTCTTCGCGCCGACGAGCGACGCCCAGCGCGAGTTTATGCTCGGTGACTCCCGCGACGACCTGCTTACGTCCATTCAGAAGGCGCTCGACGTTGCCCACGACACCGGCCTCGAAGTCCACTTCACCGCGATGGACGGGTTTCGCACGGACCTCGACTTTCTCACAGAAGTCGTCGAAGCCGTCGATGCGGAGTACGTCACCATCGCAGACACCGTCGGCAGTCGGACACCGAGAGGCGTCGAAGAAACGCTCACCGCCCTCGATACCGACCTCACGCGCGTCGGCGTCCACTTCCACGACGACATCGGCGTCGCCACCGCAAACGCGCTCGCTGCTGCTGACATGGGCGTTGGCCGCGTAGACGTGTCGGTCGCAGGCATCGGCGAGCGTGCCGGAAACGTCCCGACAGAGGAGTTCGTCGTCGCCGGATTGCTCGGCGAAGAGGCCGTCGAGTCGAACATCGACACCACGAATCTGCTCACCCACGCTCACGCCGTTCTCGACGCGCTTGGCGAGGACGTGGCCGACTGGAAACCCCTCCTAGGCGACCAAGTGTTCTCCCACGAATCGGGATTACATACCGCCGCGATGTTGGACGACCCGGCGCTGTTCGAGCCGTTCGACCCCGCAGCGTTTGGCGGGACCCGTCGCCTGCTGTTCGGCCCTGATACGGGACGCGGCGCAGCGCGACGACTCCTCACTCGTGCGGACGTCGAACCGACCGACAAGCGGGTGGCCGCGCTGCTTTCTGCACTTGGTGAAAGAGAAGAAGTGGAACTGGACGACGCGCTCTCGCTCGCCCGCGCGGTCAGATAG
- a CDS encoding CaiB/BaiF CoA-transferase family protein — MSDRPLSDVTVLELGHIIAGPFCSLLLADMGARVIKVEHPKGGDLVRDSSPLGNSSFNYVNRDKESITLDLKTDDGLDIFHQLLADADVVVENFKPGTAERLGVGYDSLREQYPKLVYCSIKGFNEGPYEEHPALDPVAEALSGLMSVTGHPGEPPVRSGTSVADMAASLYGAIGILAALRQREETGEGQKVSAPLFESTVALMGYWLSFTQAYDDVPEPLGAGHPNWAPYDVFQTADEKWVFVGPSGEHQWRAFCSALDLSLHEDSRFETLADRRENVEVLTDLLAVELRQFDRAAIVDKLHEAGVPVAPVNNIREVCNDPHLAATDALTSIHVAEGDGDSVNVPRSPIRSSAFSPIDSDDPPTLGEDTGSILASLGYSSTEIEALREQGAI, encoded by the coding sequence ATGAGTGACAGACCTCTCTCAGACGTGACCGTGCTCGAACTCGGGCACATCATCGCCGGGCCGTTCTGTTCGCTGTTGCTCGCAGACATGGGCGCGCGCGTCATCAAGGTCGAACACCCAAAGGGCGGCGACCTCGTGCGCGATTCGTCGCCGCTTGGCAACAGCTCGTTCAACTACGTCAATCGGGACAAAGAGAGCATCACGCTCGACTTGAAAACCGACGACGGGCTCGACATCTTCCACCAACTGCTCGCGGATGCGGACGTGGTCGTCGAGAACTTCAAGCCGGGCACAGCAGAACGCCTCGGCGTCGGCTACGACTCGCTGAGAGAACAATACCCAAAACTCGTCTACTGTTCGATAAAGGGGTTCAACGAAGGCCCCTATGAGGAACATCCCGCCCTCGACCCGGTCGCAGAGGCACTCTCGGGGCTGATGAGCGTGACCGGCCATCCCGGCGAACCACCCGTCCGGTCGGGGACGAGCGTCGCGGACATGGCCGCCTCGCTTTACGGCGCAATTGGCATCCTCGCTGCGCTCCGCCAACGCGAAGAGACCGGCGAGGGACAGAAGGTGTCCGCGCCGCTGTTCGAGAGCACCGTCGCGCTCATGGGCTACTGGCTCTCGTTCACCCAAGCCTACGACGACGTGCCGGAACCCCTCGGCGCGGGCCATCCGAACTGGGCACCCTACGACGTGTTCCAGACCGCAGACGAGAAGTGGGTGTTTGTCGGGCCATCTGGCGAACACCAGTGGCGTGCATTTTGCAGCGCGCTCGACCTCTCGCTCCACGAAGACAGCCGCTTCGAGACGCTCGCAGACCGCCGCGAGAACGTCGAGGTGCTCACCGACTTGCTCGCCGTCGAACTTCGACAGTTCGACCGGGCAGCGATTGTGGACAAACTCCACGAGGCGGGCGTCCCCGTCGCGCCCGTGAACAACATCCGTGAGGTCTGTAACGACCCACACCTCGCGGCCACGGACGCGCTCACGTCGATTCACGTCGCGGAGGGCGACGGCGACAGCGTGAACGTGCCGCGCTCTCCCATCCGCTCGTCTGCGTTCTCGCCGATTGACTCGGACGATCCGCCGACGCTCGGCGAGGACACCGGCTCGATTCTCGCCAGCCTCGGCTATTCGAGTACAGAAATCGAAGCGCTCAGAGAACAGGGCGCTATCTGA
- a CDS encoding ABC transporter ATP-binding protein, with amino-acid sequence MAQSIRLDTVRKEFTTLGQTHVAVDDVSLEIPAGSFTTLVGPSGCGKTTTLRMLAGLETPTSGRIHFGDDDVTDLPPQKRNVSMVFQSIALYPHMSVRENIGYGLKIHGVPKAERDEKIEEAARVLQIEEQLEKMPAELSGGQQQRVALGGAFVQDPEVLLLDEPMSDLDAKLKSELRVEIQRLHQELDTTIVYVTHDQTEAMTMSDRVVLLREGHVAQFDPPRTLFHRPQSEYVAGFIGTPSTNLLRCSVTDADGTPTIEGHGIRLPVGSHLDGHVGETVTLGVRPQYLRPSGGDIRFTVTAEVVEPLGTESVVHGKTADGTRVDVVSAEVDDAQPGDELTVGFDREDCYIFGENGETICFGDDLAANQTQLP; translated from the coding sequence ATGGCACAATCCATTCGACTCGACACGGTTCGCAAAGAGTTCACAACACTCGGCCAGACGCACGTCGCAGTAGACGACGTTTCACTGGAGATTCCCGCCGGTTCCTTCACGACACTCGTTGGCCCCTCTGGGTGTGGGAAAACCACCACGCTGCGAATGCTCGCCGGGCTCGAGACGCCCACCTCAGGGCGGATTCACTTCGGTGACGACGACGTGACCGACCTCCCGCCCCAGAAGCGGAACGTCTCGATGGTGTTCCAATCCATCGCGCTCTACCCCCACATGAGCGTCCGCGAGAACATCGGGTACGGCCTCAAGATTCACGGCGTCCCGAAAGCCGAACGAGACGAGAAAATCGAGGAGGCCGCCCGCGTGCTCCAAATCGAAGAGCAACTCGAAAAGATGCCCGCGGAACTCTCGGGCGGACAACAACAGCGCGTCGCCCTCGGCGGCGCGTTCGTCCAAGACCCGGAGGTGCTCCTGCTCGACGAGCCGATGAGCGACTTAGACGCGAAGCTCAAATCCGAGTTGCGCGTCGAAATTCAGCGCCTCCACCAGGAGTTGGACACCACCATCGTCTACGTCACCCACGACCAGACGGAGGCGATGACCATGTCAGACCGCGTGGTGCTCTTGCGTGAGGGCCACGTCGCGCAGTTCGACCCGCCACGGACGCTGTTCCACCGGCCACAGTCAGAGTACGTGGCGGGCTTCATCGGCACGCCCTCGACCAACCTGCTCCGGTGTTCGGTCACGGACGCAGACGGCACCCCAACCATCGAAGGCCACGGCATTCGGTTGCCCGTTGGCTCCCACCTCGATGGACACGTCGGCGAGACGGTGACGCTCGGCGTCCGGCCACAATATCTCCGACCGTCCGGCGGCGACATTCGATTCACGGTGACCGCAGAGGTCGTCGAACCGCTCGGTACGGAATCGGTGGTACACGGCAAAACCGCAGACGGCACTCGCGTAGACGTGGTCTCTGCCGAAGTCGATGACGCACAACCGGGTGACGAACTCACCGTCGGGTTCGACCGCGAGGACTGCTACATCTTCGGGGAGAACGGCGAGACGATTTGCTTCGGTGACGACCTCGCGGCGAACCAAACCCAGCTTCCATGA
- a CDS encoding carbohydrate ABC transporter permease produces the protein MATADSSWFGHRTQQRLQRIALYVTALLITTFVVVPVYLMVVIALQSPAATFAGGQVNLIPKGFTARNFLVLLNTTETVRYFTNSLIVTASSTILSTAIAIAAGYGLTRFEFRGKSIAARAVLFSYMFSPIVLAIPLYVIFYSLGLLNSYFALTLALTAISAPFTIWLMWQYFQTVPLSLEEAAWVRGASRFRTVWDVVLPVARPGYISAAIFAFAVAWNDFTMARIVMSNDDMYTINVGASLFLDRVTIGWGETMAVSLLISIPPFLIALFLQRYLLQGFSVGGLE, from the coding sequence ATGGCGACCGCTGATTCCAGTTGGTTCGGCCACCGAACCCAACAGCGCCTTCAGCGCATCGCCTTGTACGTCACCGCCTTGCTCATCACGACGTTCGTCGTGGTGCCCGTCTACCTGATGGTGGTCATCGCCCTGCAGTCTCCGGCGGCCACCTTCGCGGGCGGACAGGTGAACTTGATTCCGAAGGGTTTCACGGCGCGAAACTTCCTCGTTCTCTTGAACACCACCGAGACGGTTCGCTACTTCACGAACAGCCTCATCGTCACGGCGAGTTCGACGATTCTCTCGACGGCAATCGCGATTGCCGCAGGCTACGGCCTCACCCGCTTCGAGTTCCGCGGGAAGTCCATCGCAGCACGCGCGGTGCTGTTCAGTTACATGTTCAGCCCCATCGTGCTCGCCATCCCGCTGTACGTGATTTTCTACAGCCTCGGGCTGTTGAACAGTTACTTCGCGCTCACGCTGGCGCTCACCGCGATTTCCGCGCCGTTCACCATCTGGCTCATGTGGCAGTACTTCCAGACGGTGCCCCTCTCGCTTGAGGAGGCGGCGTGGGTGCGCGGCGCGAGTCGCTTCCGGACGGTCTGGGACGTTGTCCTGCCCGTCGCCCGGCCGGGCTACATCTCGGCGGCGATCTTCGCCTTCGCCGTCGCGTGGAACGATTTCACCATGGCGCGTATCGTCATGAGCAACGACGACATGTACACCATCAACGTCGGCGCGAGTCTGTTCTTAGACCGCGTCACCATCGGATGGGGCGAGACGATGGCCGTCTCGCTGCTCATCTCCATCCCCCCATTCCTCATCGCGCTGTTCCTCCAGCGATACCTGCTGCAGGGGTTCAGCGTCGGAGGGCTCGAATAA